Genomic DNA from Phycisphaerae bacterium:
GGCTAGAACGGCAAGAAGACCAAGGACCATCTCAAAACGCATCGGGACTCTCCCTACCTGGTTCTTGAATCGGCCAGTAACGTCATCACCTCGCCGCGGGTGCGAGCATCGGACTTGCACAGCCCCCTCAGCGCCGACGTGACCATCAGCGTCCCGGGTTTCTTCACGCCGCGGCAGGTCATGCACAGGTGAGTGGCCCTGAGAACCACCGCCACCCCCTTGGCGTGCAGCTCTTCCATCAGAAGGTCGGCAATCTGGCTTGTCATGCGCTCCTGCACCTGTGGCCGGCGGGCATAGGCTTCAACCACGCGAGCGAGCTTCGAGAGCCCCACGATCCGGCCGTCCGGCAGGTAGGCGATGTGGGCGTCGCCGGCGAACGGCAGCAGATGGTGCTCGCACATGGAGTGGAACGGAATGTCGCGCAGCACCACCAGCTCGTCGTACTGTTCGGTAAAAAAGGTCCTCAGGTACTGGCGAGGGCTCTCATGCAGGCCGCTGAAAACCTCCGCATACATCCGCGCGACACGCAGAGGCGTCTGCTTGAGGCCCTCGCGG
This window encodes:
- the folE gene encoding GTP cyclohydrolase I FolE is translated as MPESSKPQQSVDLDRIASAVREILLAVGEDPDREGLKQTPLRVARMYAEVFSGLHESPRQYLRTFFTEQYDELVVLRDIPFHSMCEHHLLPFAGDAHIAYLPDGRIVGLSKLARVVEAYARRPQVQERMTSQIADLLMEELHAKGVAVVLRATHLCMTCRGVKKPGTLMVTSALRGLCKSDARTRGEVMTLLADSRTR